A genomic window from Aquabacterium sp. OR-4 includes:
- a CDS encoding DUF799 domain-containing protein, which produces MTPTFGPRGLGCRLPRWAQRLALAVLPALLGACATPKAPFDYTAYRQSRPASLLVLPPINDSSDVKASNGVLATATAPLAEAGYYVLPAALVHDTFRENGLSTPADIQEVSTARLRQIFGADAAVYLRVKQYGTRYQVVGSETRVTVEGRIVDLRSGVQIWQGAATASSAEQSNSNQGGLVGLLVKAVVEQVLNTVTDASFGYAAIANQRLLGVPMPNGVLPGPRRPDPAATAAR; this is translated from the coding sequence ATGACCCCGACTTTCGGCCCCCGCGGTTTGGGCTGCCGCCTGCCGCGCTGGGCCCAGCGCCTGGCGCTGGCCGTGCTGCCGGCCCTGCTGGGCGCCTGCGCCACGCCCAAGGCCCCGTTCGACTACACCGCCTACCGCCAGAGCCGCCCGGCCTCGCTGCTGGTGCTGCCGCCGATCAACGACTCGTCCGACGTGAAGGCCAGCAACGGCGTGCTGGCCACCGCCACCGCGCCGCTGGCCGAGGCCGGCTACTACGTGCTGCCGGCCGCGCTGGTGCACGACACCTTCCGCGAGAACGGCCTCAGCACGCCGGCCGACATCCAGGAGGTGTCGACCGCCCGGCTGCGCCAGATCTTCGGTGCCGACGCCGCGGTCTACCTGCGCGTCAAGCAGTACGGCACGCGCTACCAGGTGGTGGGCAGCGAAACCCGCGTCACGGTGGAAGGCCGCATCGTCGACCTGCGCAGCGGTGTGCAGATCTGGCAGGGCGCGGCCACCGCTTCGTCGGCCGAGCAGAGCAACAGCAACCAGGGCGGCCTGGTGGGCCTGCTGGTGAAGGCGGTGGTCGAGCAGGTGCTCAACACCGTCACCGACGCCAGCTTCGGCTATGCGGCCATCGCCAACCAGCGCCTGCTGGGGGTGCCGATGCCCAACGGCGTCCTGCCCGGCCCGCGCCGGCCCGACCCGGCGGCCACGGCGGCCCGGTAA
- a CDS encoding DUF4810 domain-containing protein, which produces MSGRTSGARPGRAGARALAALAALAALVPVLWLGGCAQPAKPMYHWGGYERQVYAYLNSDTSTAAEQLGILQAQAEKARAQQAALPPGFRAHVGLLQLHLGNPDEARRQLQAEKAAFAEAAPFMDFLLARLDQRPAAAPAAPGSASPAAKPALPATAASAAKAP; this is translated from the coding sequence TTGAGCGGCCGCACGTCAGGCGCACGGCCGGGCCGGGCCGGTGCGAGGGCGCTGGCGGCGCTGGCGGCGCTGGCGGCACTGGTGCCGGTGCTCTGGCTGGGTGGCTGTGCGCAGCCGGCCAAGCCGATGTACCACTGGGGTGGCTACGAGCGGCAGGTGTATGCCTACCTGAACAGCGACACCAGCACCGCGGCCGAGCAGCTCGGCATCCTGCAGGCGCAGGCCGAGAAGGCCCGCGCCCAGCAGGCAGCGCTGCCGCCCGGCTTTCGCGCCCATGTGGGCCTGCTGCAGCTGCACCTGGGCAACCCCGACGAGGCGCGGCGCCAGCTGCAGGCCGAGAAGGCGGCCTTTGCCGAGGCGGCGCCCTTCATGGACTTTCTGCTCGCCCGGCTCGACCAGCGCCCGGCCGCTGCACCCGCTGCACCCGGTTCAGCCAGCCCGGCGGCCAAGCCGGCGCTGCCGGCCACGGCCGCCTCCGCAGCCAAGGCGCCCTGA
- a CDS encoding CsgG/HfaB family protein, with amino-acid sequence MLALAGCATETSRTVAVQKVESASTPYRGARVPVSVGKFDNRSSFGRGVFSDGVDRLGSQAKTTLVSHLQQSQRFSVLDRENLAETRQEAQFQAKAQGIKGAEFVVTGDVTEFGRKEVGDQQLFGLLGRGKSQVAYAKVTLNIVNTLTSEVVYSARGAGEYELSSREVVGFGGTAGYDATLNGKVLDLAMREAVNALVSGLEAGQWSVAPSGAKP; translated from the coding sequence ATGCTGGCCCTGGCCGGCTGCGCCACCGAAACCTCGCGCACCGTGGCCGTGCAAAAGGTCGAGTCGGCCTCCACGCCCTACCGCGGCGCGCGTGTGCCGGTCTCGGTGGGCAAGTTCGACAACCGCTCGAGCTTCGGCCGCGGTGTCTTCTCCGACGGCGTCGACCGTCTGGGCAGCCAGGCCAAGACCACGCTGGTGTCGCACCTGCAGCAGTCGCAGCGCTTCAGCGTGCTCGACCGCGAGAACCTGGCCGAAACGCGCCAGGAGGCGCAGTTCCAGGCCAAGGCCCAGGGCATCAAGGGGGCCGAGTTCGTGGTCACCGGCGATGTCACCGAGTTCGGCCGCAAGGAGGTGGGCGACCAGCAGCTGTTCGGCCTGCTGGGCCGCGGCAAGAGCCAGGTGGCCTATGCCAAGGTCACGCTCAACATCGTCAACACGCTCACCTCCGAGGTGGTGTATTCGGCCCGTGGCGCCGGCGAGTACGAGCTGTCCAGCCGCGAGGTGGTGGGCTTTGGCGGCACGGCCGGCTATGACGCCACGCTCAACGGCAAGGTGCTCGACCTGGCCATGCGCGAGGCGGTCAACGCCCTGGTCAGCGGGCTCGAGGCCGGCCAGTGGTCGGTGGCGCCGTCGGGGGCCAAGCCTTGA
- a CDS encoding sulfurtransferase, with protein MAAILNISSYRFVPLDDLPALRDALHQRAQALQLTGTVLLAEEGINLFLAGSADGVNAWLAALRADARFAGLEAKQSWSEAPPFKRLKVKIKREIIRMNHPAVRPAAGRAPAVAPEVLARWLGQGHDDAGRPVRMLDTRNAFEVDDGAFDNAIDWRIDKFSEFPAALAAHRAELEGATIVSYCTGGIRCEKAAIVMQEMGLSHSYQLEGGILKYFEATAGQAPGWHGRCFVFDERLGLDPALHPASAAAGA; from the coding sequence ATGGCCGCCATCCTGAACATCAGCAGCTACCGCTTCGTGCCCCTGGACGACCTGCCGGCGCTGCGCGACGCGCTGCACCAGCGCGCCCAGGCGCTGCAACTCACCGGCACCGTGCTGCTGGCCGAAGAAGGCATCAACCTGTTCCTGGCCGGCAGCGCCGACGGCGTGAACGCCTGGCTGGCGGCACTGCGCGCCGACGCACGCTTTGCCGGGCTCGAGGCCAAGCAGAGCTGGAGCGAGGCCCCGCCCTTCAAGCGCCTGAAGGTGAAGATCAAGCGCGAGATCATCCGCATGAACCACCCGGCCGTGCGCCCGGCAGCCGGGCGCGCCCCGGCCGTGGCCCCCGAGGTGCTGGCGCGCTGGCTCGGGCAGGGCCATGACGACGCCGGCCGCCCGGTGCGCATGCTCGACACCCGCAATGCCTTCGAGGTGGACGACGGCGCCTTCGACAACGCCATCGACTGGCGCATCGACAAGTTCAGCGAGTTTCCGGCGGCCCTGGCCGCGCACCGCGCCGAGCTGGAAGGCGCCACCATCGTGAGCTACTGCACCGGCGGCATCCGCTGCGAAAAGGCGGCCATCGTGATGCAGGAGATGGGCCTGAGCCACAGCTACCAGCTCGAGGGCGGCATCCTGAAGTACTTCGAGGCCACCGCGGGCCAGGCGCCGGGCTGGCATGGCCGCTGTTTCGTGTTCGACGAACGCCTGGGGCTCGACCCGGCGCTGCACCCCGCCAGCGCGGCGGCCGGCGCGTGA
- a CDS encoding alpha/beta fold hydrolase, translating into MGALLLRLFGLLLLLSALALPLVRAPDRPVDTLVARWAPPPSQFLDLGGQLVHFRDEGPRQDPVPLLLLHGTSASLHTWDGWVRALRGTRRVISLDLPAFGLTGPFDGPYAGRPYTGEQYARFVLDVLDQLKLPRVSIAGNSLGGEVAWRIAASAPQRVERLILVDAAGYQRNVAQIPLGWRIARVPVLGRVAEHVLPQSFIREGLSLVMGDPAHVTEAMVERYHELTLREGNRAALIERARQWTPDEGVAQVRGVTQPTLVLWGGRDRLIPPATAQRFAADIPGAQVQVFDDLGHIPHEEDPARTVAVVQAFLK; encoded by the coding sequence ATGGGCGCCCTGCTGCTGCGCCTGTTCGGCCTGTTGCTGCTGCTGAGCGCGCTGGCGCTGCCGCTGGTGCGCGCCCCCGACCGCCCGGTGGACACCCTGGTGGCCCGCTGGGCACCGCCGCCCTCGCAGTTTCTCGATCTGGGCGGCCAGCTGGTGCACTTCCGCGACGAGGGCCCGCGCCAGGATCCGGTGCCGCTGCTGCTGCTGCACGGCACCTCGGCCAGCCTGCACACCTGGGACGGCTGGGTGCGCGCGCTGCGCGGCACGCGCCGCGTGATCAGCCTCGACCTGCCGGCCTTCGGCCTGACCGGGCCCTTCGACGGGCCCTATGCCGGCCGGCCCTACACCGGCGAGCAGTACGCGCGCTTCGTGCTCGACGTGCTCGACCAGCTCAAGCTGCCGCGCGTGAGCATTGCCGGCAACTCGCTGGGCGGCGAGGTGGCCTGGCGCATCGCCGCCAGCGCGCCGCAGCGGGTGGAGCGGCTGATCCTGGTGGATGCCGCCGGCTACCAGCGCAACGTGGCGCAGATTCCGCTGGGCTGGCGCATCGCCCGCGTGCCGGTGCTGGGCCGGGTGGCCGAGCATGTGCTGCCGCAATCGTTCATCCGCGAAGGCCTGAGCCTGGTGATGGGCGACCCGGCGCACGTCACCGAGGCCATGGTCGAGCGCTACCACGAGCTGACGCTGCGCGAGGGCAATCGCGCCGCGCTGATCGAGCGCGCGCGGCAATGGACGCCCGACGAAGGCGTGGCCCAGGTGCGTGGCGTGACCCAGCCCACGCTGGTGCTGTGGGGCGGCCGCGACCGCCTGATTCCGCCGGCCACGGCGCAGCGCTTTGCCGCCGACATCCCCGGCGCGCAAGTGCAGGTGTTCGACGACCTGGGCCACATCCCGCACGAGGAAGACCCGGCGCGCACCGTGGCGGTGGTGCAGGCGTTTCTGAAGTAG
- a CDS encoding DUF599 domain-containing protein, translated as MNLLLAKPFELLPALDWLALALFFAGWVGYALWAKRRAEVRPSILATTNRWRRRWMLQVTWRENRIVDSAVAQSLSASPSFFASTSILIIGGLLAALASTEKATELVQELPFAARTSALVFDLKLATLAAIFVFAFFRFTWSIRQYSFGVVMVGAAPDVRRYANDAERELFADRAGRVMGLAAETFNDGLRAYYLSFAVVAWFVSAWAFIGATVFVLWVLYRREFHSEVLHALRAGLD; from the coding sequence ATGAATCTGCTGCTGGCCAAACCTTTTGAACTGCTGCCTGCGCTGGACTGGCTGGCACTGGCGCTGTTTTTTGCCGGCTGGGTGGGCTATGCGCTGTGGGCCAAGCGCCGCGCCGAGGTGCGGCCGTCGATCCTGGCCACCACCAACCGCTGGCGGCGGCGCTGGATGCTGCAGGTCACCTGGCGCGAGAACCGCATCGTCGATTCGGCGGTGGCGCAAAGCCTGTCGGCCAGCCCGTCGTTTTTTGCCTCCACCAGCATCCTGATCATCGGCGGCCTGCTGGCGGCGCTGGCCTCCACCGAGAAGGCCACCGAGCTGGTGCAGGAGCTGCCCTTTGCCGCGCGCACCTCGGCCCTGGTGTTCGACCTGAAGCTGGCCACGCTGGCGGCGATCTTCGTGTTCGCGTTTTTCCGCTTCACCTGGAGCATCCGCCAGTACAGCTTTGGCGTGGTGATGGTGGGCGCCGCGCCCGATGTCAGGCGCTACGCCAACGATGCCGAGCGCGAGCTGTTTGCCGACCGCGCCGGCCGCGTGATGGGCCTGGCGGCCGAGACCTTCAACGACGGGCTGCGCGCCTACTACCTGTCGTTTGCGGTGGTGGCCTGGTTCGTCTCGGCCTGGGCCTTCATCGGCGCCACGGTCTTCGTGCTGTGGGTGCTGTACCGGCGCGAGTTCCACAGCGAGGTGCTGCACGCGCTGCGGGCCGGCCTGGACTGA
- a CDS encoding LytR/AlgR family response regulator transcription factor, giving the protein MTPTCLIADDEPLLREHLASHLARLWPALQVVGQARNGREAVALQAQHQPDIVFLDVHMPGLSGVDAARAIREAEAAEQPGAGGGGGGGGNAGGATGGPVRRAQLVFVTAYEQYAVQAFEQGAVDYLVKPFEAARLADTVARLRERLDAPALALPAAAATAAEATAAEAAADDDGSGRIDAVLARLAARLQHAGGRAWLQWIKASVGQAVRLIPVDEVIYLRSDEKYTLVVWQGGEALIRKPIRELVDELDPESFAQVHRSVIVNLRAIAQVVRGANDTADVHLRGRAETLPVSRSFLHLFRQM; this is encoded by the coding sequence ATGACACCGACCTGCCTGATCGCCGACGACGAGCCGCTGCTGCGCGAGCACCTGGCCAGCCATCTGGCCCGGCTGTGGCCGGCGCTGCAGGTGGTGGGCCAGGCGCGCAACGGCCGCGAGGCGGTGGCGCTGCAGGCCCAGCACCAGCCCGACATCGTGTTTCTCGATGTGCACATGCCCGGCCTCAGCGGGGTGGACGCGGCCCGGGCCATTCGCGAGGCCGAGGCCGCCGAGCAGCCGGGCGCTGGCGGTGGCGGTGGCGGCGGTGGCAATGCGGGGGGTGCCACCGGCGGGCCCGTGCGGCGCGCGCAGCTGGTCTTTGTCACCGCCTACGAGCAGTACGCGGTGCAGGCCTTCGAGCAGGGCGCGGTCGACTACCTGGTGAAACCTTTCGAGGCCGCTCGCCTGGCCGACACGGTGGCGCGCCTGCGCGAGCGGCTCGATGCGCCCGCGCTGGCGCTGCCCGCCGCGGCGGCCACTGCCGCCGAGGCCACTGCCGCCGAGGCCGCGGCCGACGACGACGGCTCGGGCCGCATCGACGCGGTGCTGGCCCGGCTGGCGGCGCGCCTGCAGCATGCCGGCGGCCGCGCCTGGCTGCAGTGGATCAAGGCCTCGGTGGGCCAGGCGGTGCGCCTGATCCCGGTGGACGAGGTGATCTACCTGCGCTCCGACGAGAAGTACACGCTGGTGGTCTGGCAGGGTGGCGAGGCGCTGATCCGCAAGCCCATCCGCGAGCTGGTGGACGAGCTCGACCCCGAAAGTTTTGCCCAGGTGCACCGCTCGGTGATCGTCAACCTGCGCGCCATCGCCCAGGTGGTGCGCGGCGCCAATGACACGGCCGACGTGCACCTGCGCGGCCGCGCCGAGACGCTGCCGGTCAGCCGCAGCTTTCTGCACCTGTTTCGCCAGATGTGA
- a CDS encoding sensor histidine kinase translates to MSLVAPAIAPAPARGWRAWLRGLNPRTLGWVIGLAVLGAALLNPIFKPSFLELSGRTVFVALTCLLAFSAAGHWQPRWLPGGMPRWLVQSLALALAAPLATLVVYLVASRGDIRAFVSNEARLFGFLWISVPAILVGLVLALGSLLREREAQARTLRLQLDLHQAELARQAVDARLALLTAQIEPHFLFNTLANVQALVETGSPRAPEVLRSLIAYLRAALPRLHEDGGLPSLGNELALVRAYLELMHLRMPDRLRYAVTVAPGVEAVRFPAMSLLTLVENAVRHGIDPAEDGGLIEVSAARADDGTLLLRVADTGVGMAPTAAPGTGLANLRERLASVYGSSARLELTEVAPHGVCAEIRVPPPA, encoded by the coding sequence GTGAGCCTCGTGGCGCCTGCCATCGCCCCTGCCCCCGCCAGGGGGTGGCGCGCCTGGCTGCGCGGCCTGAACCCGCGCACCCTGGGCTGGGTGATCGGCCTGGCGGTGCTGGGCGCGGCGCTGCTGAACCCGATCTTCAAGCCCTCGTTCCTCGAGCTGTCGGGGCGCACCGTGTTCGTGGCGCTCACCTGCCTGCTGGCCTTCAGTGCGGCCGGGCACTGGCAGCCGCGCTGGCTGCCGGGCGGCATGCCGCGCTGGCTGGTGCAGTCGCTGGCGCTGGCGCTGGCGGCGCCGCTGGCCACGCTGGTGGTCTACCTGGTGGCCTCGCGCGGCGACATCCGTGCCTTTGTCTCCAACGAGGCGCGGCTGTTCGGCTTCTTGTGGATCTCGGTGCCGGCCATCCTGGTGGGCCTGGTGCTGGCGCTGGGCTCGCTGCTGCGCGAGCGCGAGGCCCAGGCGCGCACGCTGCGGCTGCAGCTCGACCTGCACCAGGCCGAGCTGGCGCGCCAGGCGGTGGACGCCCGGCTGGCGCTGCTGACCGCGCAGATCGAGCCGCACTTTCTGTTCAACACCCTGGCCAATGTGCAGGCGCTGGTGGAAACCGGCTCGCCGCGCGCGCCCGAGGTGCTGCGCAGCCTGATCGCCTACCTGCGCGCGGCCCTGCCGCGCCTGCACGAGGACGGCGGTCTGCCCTCGCTGGGCAACGAGCTGGCGCTGGTGCGCGCCTACCTCGAGCTGATGCACCTGCGCATGCCCGACCGGCTGCGCTATGCGGTCACGGTGGCGCCCGGGGTCGAGGCGGTGCGCTTTCCGGCCATGTCGCTGCTGACCCTGGTGGAAAACGCCGTGCGCCACGGCATCGACCCGGCCGAGGACGGCGGCCTGATCGAGGTGAGCGCCGCCCGCGCCGACGATGGCACGCTGCTGCTGCGCGTGGCCGACACTGGCGTGGGCATGGCGCCCACCGCCGCGCCGGGCACCGGCCTGGCCAATCTGCGCGAGCGCCTGGCCAGCGTCTACGGCAGCAGCGCGCGGCTCGAGCTGACCGAGGTGGCCCCGCACGGCGTGTGCGCCGAGATCCGCGTGCCGCCGCCGGCCTGA
- a CDS encoding zinc-dependent metalloprotease, which translates to MPLAHPQSVWRLSALTTAALATLLAGCAQLPGQVGAPATAAPVAAAASAPPAPPTPAAPGASAPASARAAAGPARAASGPAAAATPPAPPAPGQPPPFATVIKDATEVKGLFTAWRKDEKLWLELRPEDFNKPFFLSPKLSSGIGEQMLFGGLMLPSPRLVQWKRVHNVVRLEAINHQQVAKDGTPEARAVASAISASLLGSIPVASAAHPERKSVLIDGGAIFVGDMLGLGATLQRTFRQGYSFDGRNSAVLGVRGKPELLVLEVQNHYATANLAVPQPGMPPGAPLPTVPRGLADARSLFLGIHYSLARLPEQPMAARAADPRVGYFLSTTDDFSDDLARSPRQRIVHRWRLDKKDPAAELSEPVKPITYWLDRNIPVKYRAVITAGVLEWNKAFEKIGFKNAIEVKQQPDDADWDTLDAGVASVRWMVNREPVFGAIGPSHVDPRTGEILDADIGMESLSSRNIRAARARILGAASGPAEWAALMQVATPPADGHAAAGHLACAHGDQAAEQLGFALDVLTARGDLEPDSAEAQAFVMAYLLDVTMHEVGHTLGLRHNFRASRIFSDKQVGDPAFTKDHAFTGSVMEYAAINLPRPGEPAAAPFQTTLGPYDYWAIEYAYKPIAAAEEKAELQRIAGRSGERELAYGTDEDNFLGTDPDALQMDLGDDPIAFAARRFDIVADLLKRQETRPLKPDEDYAGLRRSVAYALRDAGRAAGVLLRQVGGVRSLRDYPNTGRDPLQPVAAETQRAALALLSKRVLAAGAFQVSPALQRRLAPDFMERLELLASTPTEFPLTQNVLDLQRALLGRLMSDDLSRRVLDNEERVDKPEQALHLRELYQQLEADVWSELGGSGAAGEIGAARRELQREHLNRLAALVLRPGQLGRADARALVRSQASALLGRIERAGRHAGLSADTRAHLKDSAESLRSALAAKLERSGA; encoded by the coding sequence ATGCCGCTCGCTCACCCGCAATCCGTCTGGCGCCTGTCGGCGCTGACCACCGCCGCCCTGGCCACGCTGCTGGCCGGTTGTGCCCAGCTGCCCGGCCAGGTGGGTGCCCCGGCCACGGCCGCGCCGGTGGCCGCTGCGGCCTCGGCACCGCCCGCACCACCCACGCCAGCCGCGCCGGGCGCCAGCGCGCCGGCCAGTGCCCGTGCGGCGGCGGGCCCGGCACGCGCCGCCAGCGGCCCGGCCGCCGCGGCCACCCCGCCGGCACCGCCGGCCCCCGGCCAGCCGCCGCCCTTTGCCACGGTGATCAAGGACGCCACCGAGGTCAAGGGCCTGTTCACCGCCTGGCGCAAGGACGAGAAGCTGTGGCTCGAGCTGCGGCCCGAGGATTTCAACAAGCCCTTCTTCCTGTCGCCCAAGCTCAGCTCGGGCATCGGCGAGCAGATGCTGTTTGGCGGCCTGATGCTGCCCTCGCCGCGCCTGGTGCAGTGGAAGCGCGTGCACAACGTGGTGCGGCTGGAGGCCATCAACCACCAGCAGGTGGCCAAGGACGGCACGCCCGAGGCGCGTGCGGTGGCCAGCGCCATCTCGGCCAGCCTGCTGGGCAGCATTCCGGTGGCCAGCGCGGCGCACCCCGAGCGCAAGTCGGTGCTGATCGACGGCGGTGCCATCTTCGTGGGCGACATGCTGGGCCTGGGCGCCACGCTGCAGCGCACCTTCCGCCAGGGTTACAGCTTCGACGGCCGCAACTCGGCCGTGCTGGGCGTGCGCGGCAAGCCCGAGCTGCTGGTGCTGGAGGTGCAGAACCACTACGCCACCGCCAACCTGGCGGTGCCGCAGCCGGGCATGCCGCCGGGCGCGCCGCTGCCCACCGTGCCGCGCGGCCTGGCCGATGCACGCAGCCTGTTCCTGGGCATCCACTACTCGTTGGCGCGCCTGCCCGAGCAGCCGATGGCCGCGCGTGCGGCCGATCCGCGCGTGGGTTACTTCCTGTCGACCACCGACGACTTCAGCGACGACCTGGCCCGCTCGCCGCGCCAGCGCATCGTGCACCGCTGGCGCCTCGACAAGAAGGACCCGGCGGCCGAGCTGTCCGAGCCGGTCAAGCCGATCACCTACTGGCTCGACCGCAACATCCCGGTGAAGTACCGCGCGGTCATCACCGCCGGCGTGCTGGAGTGGAACAAGGCCTTCGAGAAGATCGGCTTCAAGAACGCCATCGAGGTCAAGCAGCAGCCCGACGACGCCGACTGGGACACGCTGGACGCCGGCGTGGCCTCGGTGCGCTGGATGGTCAACCGCGAGCCGGTGTTCGGCGCCATCGGGCCCTCGCATGTCGACCCGCGCACCGGCGAGATCCTTGACGCCGACATCGGCATGGAAAGCCTCTCGTCGCGCAACATCCGTGCGGCGCGCGCGCGCATCCTGGGCGCGGCCAGCGGCCCGGCCGAATGGGCGGCGCTGATGCAGGTGGCCACGCCGCCGGCCGATGGCCATGCCGCCGCGGGGCACCTGGCCTGCGCCCATGGCGACCAGGCCGCCGAGCAGCTGGGCTTTGCGCTCGATGTGCTCACCGCGCGCGGCGACCTCGAGCCCGACAGCGCCGAGGCCCAGGCCTTCGTGATGGCCTATCTGCTCGATGTCACGATGCACGAGGTGGGCCACACGCTGGGCCTGCGGCACAACTTCCGCGCCTCGCGCATCTTCAGCGACAAGCAGGTCGGCGACCCGGCGTTCACCAAGGACCACGCCTTCACCGGCTCGGTGATGGAGTACGCGGCGATCAACCTGCCGCGCCCCGGCGAGCCGGCCGCCGCGCCCTTCCAGACCACGCTGGGCCCCTACGACTACTGGGCCATCGAGTACGCCTACAAGCCCATCGCCGCAGCGGAAGAGAAGGCCGAGCTGCAGCGCATTGCCGGGCGCAGCGGCGAGCGCGAGCTGGCCTACGGCACCGACGAGGACAACTTCCTGGGCACCGACCCCGACGCGCTGCAGATGGATCTGGGCGACGACCCGATCGCCTTTGCCGCGCGCCGCTTCGACATCGTGGCCGATCTGCTCAAGCGCCAGGAAACCCGCCCGCTCAAGCCCGATGAAGACTACGCCGGCCTGCGCCGCTCGGTGGCCTATGCGCTGCGCGATGCCGGCCGCGCCGCCGGTGTGCTGCTGCGCCAGGTGGGCGGCGTGCGCTCGCTGCGCGACTACCCCAACACCGGCCGCGACCCGCTGCAACCGGTGGCCGCCGAGACCCAGCGTGCCGCGCTGGCGCTGCTGAGCAAGCGCGTGCTGGCCGCCGGCGCGTTCCAGGTCAGCCCGGCGCTGCAGCGCCGGCTGGCGCCCGATTTCATGGAGCGCCTGGAGCTGCTGGCCAGCACGCCGACCGAGTTTCCGCTCACCCAGAACGTGCTCGACCTGCAGCGCGCGCTGCTCGGCCGCCTGATGAGCGACGATCTTTCGCGCCGCGTGCTCGACAACGAGGAGCGGGTCGACAAGCCCGAGCAGGCCCTGCACCTGCGCGAGCTGTACCAGCAGCTCGAGGCCGATGTCTGGAGCGAGCTGGGCGGCAGCGGCGCGGCGGGCGAGATCGGCGCCGCGCGGCGCGAGCTGCAGCGCGAGCACCTCAACCGCCTGGCCGCGCTGGTGCTGCGCCCGGGCCAGCTGGGCCGGGCCGACGCACGTGCCCTGGTGCGCAGCCAGGCCAGCGCGCTGCTGGGCCGCATCGAGCGCGCCGGCCGCCACGCCGGCCTCAGCGCCGACACCCGCGCGCACCTGAAGGACAGCGCCGAATCGCTGCGCAGCGCGCTGGCCGCGAAGCTGGAGCGCAGCGGGGCATGA